In one Pseudomonas sp. MM211 genomic region, the following are encoded:
- a CDS encoding PLD nuclease N-terminal domain-containing protein, translated as MNDPSLYFWLGAIVVIAFIDLVAIMNLWRSDKSFNTRLMWAVAIIALPVFGIIAWAYAGSRGMPKPPSSPEHSK; from the coding sequence ATGAACGATCCCTCGCTATATTTCTGGCTGGGCGCAATTGTCGTGATCGCCTTCATCGATCTAGTGGCCATCATGAACTTGTGGCGCAGCGATAAAAGTTTCAATACTCGGCTGATGTGGGCAGTGGCAATAATAGCGCTCCCAGTATTTGGGATAATCGCCTGGGCGTATGCTGGATCGCGCGGCATGCCAAAACCGCCCTCCTCGCCAGAACATAGCAAATAG
- a CDS encoding DUF1652 domain-containing protein, which yields MALLYNYFSPIIVQASLDSPTSMSVVLKEPDSSISIHVSEIPCKTSLTPMEVFEIIQLIEDRISAETPEIFERHRMNNMLR from the coding sequence ATGGCACTGCTGTACAACTATTTCTCGCCAATTATTGTACAAGCATCTCTGGACTCTCCCACGAGTATGAGCGTCGTCCTCAAAGAGCCTGACTCATCCATCTCCATTCATGTCAGTGAAATCCCTTGTAAAACGTCACTGACACCAATGGAAGTGTTCGAGATCATTCAACTGATCGAAGATCGGATTAGCGCCGAAACGCCGGAAATCTTCGAACGCCACCGCATGAACAATATGCTGCGTTAG
- a CDS encoding FdhF/YdeP family oxidoreductase, translated as MLTDPKTRYRPYTHAAGGWGSAKSVARIVLREQAVLKIGAALLKQNKPSGFACVSCAWAKPGDTHPMEFCENGAKATAWELTAKRTGPEFFAKYSVSELRNWSAYALEQHGRLTHPLRYNASTDRYEETSWETAYQEIGATLRTMQPDEVVFYASGRASLEASFMYQLFARAYGTNNLPDSSNMCHESTSVGLQESIGVPVGTVTLNDFEHTDCLLFFGQNVGSNSPRMLHQLQEARQRDVPIITFNPLKERGLQRFVNPQSPSEMLGPNSTQISTQYHQVAIGGDTAAITGVAKALLDLHDAALQRGEPGLLDEDFIATHTRGAEDFIRYVREQSWAELESITGLSRGAMEATALTYAQAQRVMIVYGMGLTQHRQGVQNVQMLVNLLLLRGNIGKPGAGICPVRGHSNVQGQRTVGIAEDPAKVPVELIEQHFKFSVPKQMGLCTVDACSAMLDGRVRGFISLGGNFIRAVPDTTQMEPAWQRLKLNVQVATKLNHSHLLPGEHAWLLPCLGRIEADRQDGVEQSHSTEDSTGCIHGWRGSSEPASEHLRSEPAIIAGLARSTLSPQVGIDWDAWRRDYSLIRQAIATIYPDIFHDFNRRMWQPGGFHRPLGAAKREWATESGKAQFVTPQQLHVDDDVQAPYVRRDVLQLMTIRSNDQFNTTIYGYDDRFRGVYGTRSVIFMNTDDIVRLGLAAGEWVDVTTAVQTEVERRVGPLQVLAYDIPQGCCAAYYPECNPLVPLWHHAERSKVPAAKSIPVTLRISDAVAPGDTLPQGAAVIASQR; from the coding sequence ATGCTGACTGATCCGAAAACCCGCTATCGACCCTATACCCACGCAGCCGGTGGCTGGGGGTCGGCTAAGTCCGTGGCGCGTATCGTGTTGCGTGAACAGGCGGTGCTGAAGATCGGCGCGGCATTGCTCAAGCAGAACAAACCTTCGGGGTTCGCCTGTGTGAGTTGTGCCTGGGCCAAGCCCGGCGATACCCACCCCATGGAGTTCTGCGAGAACGGCGCAAAGGCCACCGCCTGGGAGCTGACCGCGAAACGTACGGGCCCGGAGTTCTTCGCCAAATACAGTGTGTCGGAACTGAGAAACTGGTCGGCCTACGCCCTCGAACAGCACGGTCGGCTGACCCATCCGCTGCGCTACAACGCCAGCACCGACCGCTACGAGGAAACCAGCTGGGAAACCGCCTACCAGGAAATCGGCGCCACGCTGCGCACGATGCAGCCGGACGAGGTGGTGTTCTATGCCTCCGGGCGCGCCTCGCTGGAAGCGTCGTTCATGTACCAGCTGTTCGCCCGGGCCTATGGCACCAACAACCTGCCGGACAGTTCCAACATGTGCCACGAGAGCACGTCGGTGGGCCTGCAGGAAAGCATTGGTGTACCGGTTGGCACCGTGACGCTGAATGATTTCGAGCACACCGACTGCCTGCTGTTCTTCGGCCAGAACGTCGGCAGCAACAGCCCGCGCATGCTTCATCAGTTGCAGGAGGCGCGGCAGCGCGACGTGCCGATCATCACCTTCAATCCGCTCAAGGAGCGCGGCCTGCAGCGCTTCGTCAATCCGCAGTCGCCGAGCGAGATGCTCGGGCCGAACTCGACGCAGATCAGCACCCAGTACCATCAGGTAGCCATCGGCGGAGACACCGCGGCGATTACCGGCGTCGCCAAGGCGCTGCTGGATCTGCACGACGCTGCCTTGCAGCGCGGTGAGCCCGGCCTGCTGGACGAGGATTTTATCGCCACCCATACCAGAGGCGCCGAGGATTTCATCCGCTACGTGCGCGAGCAGAGCTGGGCCGAGCTGGAGTCCATCACCGGGCTCAGCCGTGGCGCCATGGAGGCGACAGCGCTGACCTATGCCCAGGCGCAGCGGGTGATGATCGTCTACGGCATGGGCCTGACTCAGCATCGTCAGGGCGTGCAGAACGTACAGATGCTGGTGAACCTGCTATTGCTGCGCGGCAATATCGGCAAGCCGGGCGCCGGCATCTGCCCGGTGCGTGGGCACTCCAACGTACAGGGCCAGCGCACCGTCGGTATCGCCGAAGACCCGGCCAAGGTGCCGGTCGAGCTTATCGAGCAACACTTCAAGTTCAGCGTGCCGAAGCAGATGGGGTTGTGCACGGTCGACGCCTGCAGCGCCATGCTCGACGGGCGCGTGCGCGGTTTCATCAGCCTGGGCGGTAACTTCATTCGTGCAGTGCCCGATACCACGCAGATGGAGCCAGCCTGGCAACGATTGAAGCTCAACGTGCAGGTAGCGACCAAACTCAACCACTCCCATCTGCTGCCTGGTGAGCACGCCTGGTTGCTGCCGTGCCTGGGGCGTATCGAAGCCGATCGCCAGGACGGCGTGGAGCAGAGCCACAGCACTGAGGACAGCACCGGATGCATTCACGGCTGGCGCGGTAGCAGTGAGCCGGCCAGCGAACATTTGCGTTCCGAGCCGGCGATCATTGCCGGGCTGGCGCGCAGTACGTTGTCACCACAGGTCGGCATCGACTGGGATGCCTGGCGCCGCGACTATTCGTTGATCCGCCAGGCAATCGCCACGATCTACCCGGATATCTTCCACGACTTCAACCGGCGCATGTGGCAGCCAGGCGGTTTTCATCGTCCTCTGGGGGCGGCGAAGCGCGAGTGGGCTACCGAGAGCGGCAAGGCGCAATTCGTCACCCCGCAACAGTTGCACGTCGACGATGACGTGCAGGCACCCTATGTACGGCGTGACGTGCTGCAACTGATGACGATCCGCAGCAACGACCAGTTCAACACCACCATCTACGGTTACGACGACCGCTTTCGCGGTGTGTATGGCACCCGCTCGGTAATCTTCATGAACACCGACGACATCGTCCGCCTCGGGCTGGCGGCCGGCGAATGGGTGGACGTGACCACCGCCGTGCAAACGGAGGTCGAGCGGCGGGTCGGACCCCTGCAGGTACTCGCCTACGACATTCCTCAGGGCTGCTGCGCGGCCTACTACCCGGAGTGCAATCCGCTGGTGCCGCTCTGGCATCACGCCGAGCGCAGCAAGGTGCCGGCGGCCAAGTCGATTCCGGTAACGCTGCGTATCAGCGACGCAGTTGCGCCGGGTGACACCCTGCCGCAGGGTGCGGCGGTGATTGCCTCGCAGCGCTAG
- a CDS encoding AraC family transcriptional regulator, whose amino-acid sequence MNRHNAQIASLQESLAQSIGARIARPGDDKTAIAGLGFFRREEPSPPVVCMVEPSIILVAQGEKRLWVGGEGYPYDPSRFLVTSLNLPANSEVLVASPQRPCVGLTLKLDLRVLAELIAEGSLPTSRDRSAGTGVGIGCTTAPLLASFERLLALLDEPEAIPVLAPLIQREIHYRLLMGDQAGKLRQITSVDGQGYRIAKAIDWLKLNFATSLRVEELAARVQMSAPTFHHHFRQLTAMSPLQYQKWLRLNEAKRLMLNEHLDVSSAAFKVGYESPSQFSREYSRLFGVPPKRDIAVLRGQAVSPAGEQGPLAG is encoded by the coding sequence ATGAACAGACACAACGCGCAAATCGCATCACTCCAAGAGTCGCTCGCGCAGAGTATCGGTGCGCGCATTGCCCGGCCGGGGGATGACAAAACCGCTATTGCCGGGCTTGGTTTCTTCAGGCGTGAAGAGCCGTCGCCACCGGTGGTGTGCATGGTCGAGCCGAGCATCATCCTCGTCGCCCAGGGCGAGAAGCGGCTGTGGGTCGGCGGCGAAGGCTACCCATATGATCCCTCGCGTTTTCTGGTCACCTCGCTGAATCTGCCGGCCAACTCCGAAGTACTGGTGGCGAGCCCACAGCGGCCCTGCGTGGGGTTGACCCTGAAGCTGGATTTGCGCGTGCTGGCCGAGCTGATCGCCGAGGGTAGTTTGCCGACCAGCCGTGATCGGTCGGCGGGAACTGGGGTGGGGATTGGTTGCACCACCGCGCCGCTGCTGGCGTCGTTCGAGCGGCTGCTGGCGCTGCTGGATGAACCGGAAGCCATACCGGTGCTCGCGCCGTTGATCCAGCGCGAGATTCACTATCGCCTGCTGATGGGCGACCAGGCGGGCAAGCTGCGCCAGATCACCTCCGTCGATGGTCAGGGCTATCGCATCGCCAAGGCCATCGACTGGCTGAAGCTCAACTTCGCCACGTCGCTGCGTGTCGAGGAACTGGCTGCTCGTGTACAGATGAGCGCGCCGACCTTTCATCATCACTTTCGCCAGCTCACCGCCATGAGTCCGCTGCAGTACCAGAAGTGGCTACGCCTAAACGAAGCCAAACGGCTGATGCTCAACGAGCACCTGGACGTATCCAGCGCCGCCTTCAAGGTTGGCTACGAAAGCCCCTCGCAATTCAGCCGTGAATACAGCCGCCTGTTCGGCGTGCCGCCCAAGCGGGATATCGCCGTGTTGCGTGGGCAGGCGGTTAGCCCGGCCGGTGAGCAGGGGCCGCTCGCTGGTTAG
- a CDS encoding alpha/beta hydrolase, with protein MDNSFSRLGLIQSALFAGIAAFASVPAALAQEAQHATGEKTMTLTQQWDKTFPQSSKVDHQKVTFKNRYGTTLAADLYLPKERGSQPLPALAVSGPFGAVKEQSSGLYAQTMAERGYITLAFDPSYTGESTGEPRDLASPDINTEDFSAAVDFLGLQKSVDRQRIGIIGICGFGGMGLSAAAVDTRIKAVVTTAMYDMSRVMAKGMNDSLTPQQRAQALEQLSQQRWVDAQNGTPMPGPRILPEKLSGNDGAIIEEFFDYYRTPRGFHKNSPNSNGAWTTTTPLPFMNLPLLTNIAEISPRPILIIAGEHAHSRYFSEDAFKAAAQPKELLIVKDANHVDLYDRLDKIPFETITNFFDKNLK; from the coding sequence ATGGACAACTCGTTTTCACGCCTGGGGCTGATCCAGAGCGCCCTCTTTGCCGGCATCGCAGCCTTCGCCAGCGTGCCGGCCGCACTGGCCCAGGAAGCGCAACACGCGACAGGAGAAAAGACCATGACGCTTACCCAGCAGTGGGACAAGACGTTCCCCCAAAGCAGCAAGGTCGACCATCAGAAAGTGACCTTCAAGAACCGCTACGGCACCACCCTGGCAGCCGACCTGTACCTGCCTAAAGAGCGCGGCAGCCAGCCGCTTCCGGCCCTGGCCGTCAGCGGCCCATTCGGCGCGGTGAAGGAACAGTCATCTGGTCTGTACGCCCAGACCATGGCCGAGCGTGGCTACATCACACTGGCATTCGACCCGTCCTACACCGGTGAAAGCACCGGCGAACCCCGCGACCTGGCCTCGCCGGACATCAATACCGAAGACTTCAGCGCCGCGGTCGACTTCCTCGGGCTACAGAAATCGGTCGATCGCCAGCGCATCGGCATCATCGGCATCTGCGGTTTCGGTGGCATGGGCCTGAGTGCTGCAGCGGTGGATACGCGCATCAAGGCCGTGGTCACCACCGCCATGTACGACATGTCGCGCGTCATGGCCAAGGGCATGAACGACAGCTTGACGCCGCAACAACGCGCACAGGCCCTGGAGCAACTGAGCCAGCAGCGCTGGGTCGATGCCCAGAACGGCACGCCCATGCCGGGGCCGCGCATCCTGCCGGAGAAGCTCAGCGGCAACGACGGCGCGATCATCGAGGAATTCTTCGACTACTACCGCACGCCGCGCGGCTTCCACAAGAACTCGCCGAACTCCAATGGTGCCTGGACCACCACCACACCACTGCCGTTCATGAACCTGCCGTTGCTGACCAACATCGCGGAAATTTCGCCACGGCCGATTCTAATCATCGCCGGTGAGCATGCGCACTCGCGCTACTTCAGCGAAGACGCCTTCAAGGCCGCCGCACAGCCCAAGGAGCTGCTGATCGTCAAGGATGCCAACCATGTGGATCTCTATGACCGCCTGGACAAAATCCCCTTCGAGACGATCACCAACTTCTTCGACAAGAACCTGAAGTAA
- a CDS encoding MFS transporter, with translation MPPTPLSSAPQAPHAWGAVLAMSLAAFALVASEFMPVSLLTPIAADLQITEGQAGQGIAVSGLFALLTSLVIAALAARVDRKRLLLSLTLLMIVSGTVVAFAPNYLIFMLGRALIGVAIGGFWSLSAATAMRLVPTDQVPRALAIVNGGNALATVIAAPLGSFLGSLIGWRGAFFCIVPVAALAAIWLLLSLPSIKTERSGKSSNVFRLMKSLPVALGMIAVSVFFMGQFMLFTYLRPFLETVTHVGINTLSLMLLVLGVAGLVGTFAIEVFLKRSLYRTLIAIPLLMAAIAMALISFGASTAATTVLLGLWGLVATAAPVGWWTWLAKTLPDDAEAGGGLMVAIIQLAIALGATVGGLVFDLSGYRATFELSAALLVVAGVLACLAGRAALQAPSMVSRAAA, from the coding sequence ATGCCCCCCACACCTCTTTCGTCAGCGCCCCAGGCACCCCACGCCTGGGGCGCCGTACTTGCCATGTCGCTCGCCGCGTTTGCCCTGGTCGCCTCCGAGTTCATGCCGGTCAGCTTGCTCACGCCGATTGCAGCAGACCTGCAAATCACCGAGGGCCAGGCCGGCCAGGGCATCGCCGTGTCCGGCCTGTTCGCCCTGCTCACCAGCCTGGTCATCGCAGCGCTGGCGGCACGCGTCGATCGCAAGCGGCTGCTCCTCTCGCTGACGCTGCTGATGATCGTCTCAGGAACGGTGGTGGCGTTCGCGCCGAACTACCTGATCTTCATGCTGGGCCGCGCCCTGATCGGTGTCGCCATCGGTGGCTTCTGGTCATTATCAGCGGCGACGGCGATGCGCCTGGTACCCACGGATCAAGTGCCTCGGGCACTGGCTATCGTCAACGGCGGCAACGCGCTGGCAACAGTGATTGCAGCACCTCTGGGCAGTTTTCTCGGCTCGCTGATCGGGTGGCGCGGCGCGTTTTTCTGCATCGTGCCGGTCGCCGCGCTGGCTGCTATCTGGCTGCTGCTTAGCCTGCCCTCGATCAAAACCGAGCGCAGCGGCAAAAGCAGCAATGTCTTCCGGCTGATGAAGAGCCTGCCCGTGGCGCTGGGCATGATCGCCGTGAGTGTCTTTTTCATGGGCCAGTTCATGCTGTTCACCTACCTGCGCCCGTTTCTGGAAACCGTCACCCACGTTGGCATAAACACGCTGTCATTGATGCTGCTGGTACTGGGCGTGGCCGGTCTGGTCGGTACCTTCGCAATCGAGGTATTCCTGAAAAGAAGCCTGTATCGCACGTTGATCGCCATCCCGCTGCTGATGGCAGCAATCGCCATGGCGCTGATTTCCTTCGGTGCCTCAACCGCAGCCACTACCGTGTTGCTCGGCCTCTGGGGGCTGGTGGCGACGGCGGCGCCAGTCGGCTGGTGGACATGGCTGGCGAAAACCCTGCCAGACGATGCCGAGGCAGGCGGTGGGCTGATGGTGGCGATCATCCAGCTGGCGATAGCACTGGGCGCCACTGTGGGTGGGCTGGTGTTCGACCTGAGCGGCTACCGTGCAACATTCGAGTTGAGTGCCGCGCTGCTGGTAGTCGCGGGTGTGCTCGCCTGCCTGGCAGGGCGTGCCGCGCTACAGGCGCCCTCGATGGTATCGCGTGCGGCAGCATAA
- a CDS encoding LysR substrate-binding domain-containing protein codes for MEDLNTLYYFTQVVEHGGFAPAGRALDIPKSKLSRRIALLEERLGVRLLHRTSRHCSLTEIGQEYYQRCVAMRVEAEGAAEVIERNLSEPRGLVRLACPTTLLNSWVGPMLTRFMLRYPSVELFIESTNRRVDLLHEGFDIALRVRFPPLENTDMVMKVLGNSRQCLVGRPDFLKQLPEQFQPADLGQLPSLHWGGSQREYQWELFGPNEGKLLIPHHPRMVTDDLIALRHGALAGVGIAHVPRVAVREDLDAGTLVEMLPGWEPKCGIVHAIFPSRRGLLPSVRTLIDFLAEEFRQSDMA; via the coding sequence ATGGAAGACCTCAATACGCTCTACTACTTCACCCAGGTGGTAGAGCATGGCGGCTTCGCGCCCGCCGGCCGTGCTCTGGATATTCCCAAGTCCAAACTCAGCCGACGCATCGCCCTGCTCGAAGAGCGCCTGGGCGTGCGCTTGCTGCACCGCACCAGCCGCCATTGCTCGCTGACGGAGATCGGCCAGGAGTACTACCAGCGTTGCGTGGCCATGCGCGTGGAGGCCGAAGGCGCAGCCGAAGTGATCGAACGCAACCTAAGCGAGCCTCGCGGCCTGGTGCGCCTGGCGTGCCCAACCACCCTGCTCAACTCCTGGGTCGGGCCGATGTTGACGCGCTTCATGCTGCGCTACCCGTCCGTGGAGCTGTTCATCGAGAGCACCAACCGCCGCGTCGACCTGCTCCACGAAGGCTTCGATATCGCCCTGCGGGTACGCTTCCCACCACTGGAAAACACCGACATGGTGATGAAGGTGCTGGGCAACAGCCGCCAGTGCCTGGTTGGCCGCCCGGACTTTCTCAAACAGCTGCCGGAGCAGTTTCAGCCTGCCGACCTGGGCCAGTTACCGAGCCTGCATTGGGGTGGCTCGCAGCGCGAATACCAGTGGGAGCTGTTCGGCCCGAATGAGGGAAAGCTGCTGATCCCCCATCACCCGCGCATGGTCACTGACGACCTGATCGCCCTGCGCCACGGCGCCCTGGCCGGCGTCGGCATTGCCCACGTCCCACGGGTCGCGGTGCGCGAGGATCTGGACGCCGGCACCTTGGTAGAGATGCTGCCGGGCTGGGAACCCAAATGCGGCATCGTCCACGCCATCTTTCCGTCCCGCCGCGGGCTGCTGCCCTCGGTGCGTACCCTGATCGACTTTCTGGCGGAAGAGTTTAGGCAGAGCGATATGGCCTGA